The genome window TTGTGGGTCCCGAAGGTGCGGCCGAGCTGCTGGGGATCATCAGGAACAGCACCCTTTGCCCACCTGCCGGATCTTTCGCTCCCGCAGCCATTCGTTGATCAGCCCCGTGGCACAGCCGACCCCGGCATCGACCCGGATCGCCGCGGTCGGGCAGTTCTTCGCGCAGGCGCCGCACTCCATGCAGACATCCAGGTCGACGATGCGCGAGAGCTTCCCTTCGAG of Geobacter sp. contains these proteins:
- a CDS encoding 4Fe-4S dicluster domain-containing protein, which encodes MKGFRYLEGVATLELSPEACIGCGRCVEVCPHQVFVLEGKLSRIVDLDVCMECGACAKNCPTAAIRVDAGVGCATGLINEWLRERKIRQVGKGCCS